The following proteins are co-located in the Gorilla gorilla gorilla isolate KB3781 chromosome 18, NHGRI_mGorGor1-v2.1_pri, whole genome shotgun sequence genome:
- the LOC115931047 gene encoding sulfotransferase 1A2: MELIQDISRPPLEYVKGVPLIKYFAEALGPLQSFQARPDDLLISTYPKSGTTWVSQILDMIYQGGDLEKCHRVPIFMRVPFLEFKVPGIPSGMETLKDTAAPRLLKTHLPLALLPQTLLDQKVKVVYVARNAKDVVVSYYHFYHMAKVYPHPGTWESFLEKFMAGEVSYGSWYQHVQEWWELSRTHPVLYLFYEDMKENPKREIQKILEFVGRSLPEETVDLMVEHTSFKEMKKNPMTNYTTVPREFMDHSISPFMRKGMAGDWKTTFTVAQNERFDADYAEKMAGCSLSFRSEL; this comes from the exons ATGGAGCTGATCCAGGACATCTCTCGCCCGCCACTGGAGTACGTGAAGGGGGTCCCGCTCATCAAGTACTTTGCAGAGGCACTGGGGCCCCTGCAGAGCTTCCAGGCCCGGCCCGATGACCTGCTCATCAGCACCTACCCCAAGTCCG gcACCACCTGGGTGAGCCAGATTCTGGACATGATCTACCAGGGCGGTGACCTGGAGAAGTGTCACCGAGTTCCCATCTTCATGCGGGTGCCCTTCCTTGAGTTCAAAGTCCCAGGGATTCCCTCAG GGATGGAGACTCTGAAAGACACAGCAGCACCACGACTCCTGAAGACACACCTGCCCCTGGCTCTGCTCCCCCAGACTCTGTTGGATCAGAAGGTCAAG GTGGTCTATGTTGCCCGCAACGCAAAGGATGTGGTGGTTTCCTACTACCACTTCTACCACATGGCCAAAGTGTACCCTCACCCTGGGACCTGGGAAAGCTTCCTGGAGAAGTTCATGGCTGGAGAAG TGTCCTATGGGTCCTGGTACCAGCACGTGCAGGAGTGGTGGGAGCTGAGCCGCACCCACCCTGTTCTCTACCTCTTCTATGAAGACATGAAGGAG AACCCCAAAAGGGAGATCCAAAAGATCCTGGAGTTTGTGGGGCGCTCCCTGCCAGAGGAGACTGTGGACCTCATGGTTGAGCACACGTCGTTCAAGGAGATGAAGAAGAACCCTATGACCAACTACACCACCGTCCCCAGGGAGTTCATGGACCACAGCATCTCCCCCTTCATGAGGAAAG GCATGGCTGGGGACTGGAAGACCACCTTCACCGTGGCGCAGAATGAGCGCTTCGATGCGGACTATGCGGAGAAGATGGCaggctgcagcctcagcttccgcTCTGAGCTGTGA
- the LOC129527618 gene encoding SAGA-associated factor 29-like: protein MATSTIIPILEMWTGPQQCQGVSWLLNSRIRSRLEDVPLCLGRTSPGAHLPWSARARRVHTALLDPGTGSGSASAKGPARRPGAEEARRPQAAARSSSLPEGRPRRMGSRARRAQSPWGGEQECSCEPRRALPPAQPSIAGPLLSHRRTGSSLPASAEPWPRNCLKARPLHLPTSGPASSPAAKIAGLYNDSEPPWKTMRRGVLMTLLQQSAMTLPLWIGKPGDKPPPLCGAIPASGDYVARPGDKVAARVKAVDGDEQWILAEVVSYSHATNKYEVDDIDEEGKERHTLSRRRVIPLPQWKANPEMDPEALFQKEQLVLALYPQTTCFYRALIHVPPQRPQNDYSVLFEDTSYADGYSPPLNVAQRYVVACKEPKKK, encoded by the exons ATGGCCACAAGTACTATCATCCCCATCTTAGAGATGTGGACAGGGCCGCAACAGTGTCAGGGCGTTTCCTGGCTCCTCAACAGCAGGATCCGAAGTCGTCTGGAGGATGTGCCGCTCTGCTTGGGGCGGACCTCCCCTGGAGCGCACCTCCCCTGGAGCGCTCGGGCGCGCAGGGTGCACACAGCCCTCTTGGACCCCGGGACCGGCTCAGGCTCGGCGTCAGCAAAGGGACCTGCGCGGCGCCCTGGGGCGGAGGAGGCCCGAAG GCCACAGGCCGCCGCCCGGTCTTCTTCTTTACCCGAAGGGCGGCCGCGGCGGATGGGAAGCCGTGCACGACGAGCACAATCTCCATGGGGAGGAGAACAGGAATGTTCCTGTGAGCCCCGCCGCGCCCTACCGCCAGCGCAGCCCAGCATCGCGGGTCCCCTCCTATCCCACCGGAGAACGGGGTCCTCACTCCCAGCTTCAGCCGAGCCCTGGCCCCGCAACTGCCTGAAGGCACGCCCCCTGCACCTGCCCACCTCAGGTCCCGCCTCCAGCCCAG CAGCCAAGATCGCCGGTCTCTACAATGACTCGGAGCCACCCTGGAAGACCATGCGCAGAGGGGTGCTGATGACCCTGCTGCAGCAGTCGGCCATGACCCTGCCCCTGTGGATCGGGAAGCCTGGTGACAA gccCCCACCCCTCTGTGGGGCCATCCCTGCCTCAGGAGACTACGTGGCCAGACCTGGAGACAAGGTGGCTGCCCGGGTGAAGGCCGTGGATGGGGACGAGCAGTGGATCCTGGCCGAGGTGGTCAGTTACAGCCATGCCACCAACAA GTATGAGGTAGATGACATCGATGAAGAAGGCAAAGA GAGACACACCCTGAGCCGGCGCCGTGTCATCCCGCTGCCCCAGTGGAAGGCCAACCCGGAGATGGACCCCGAGGCCTTGTTCCAGAAGGAGCAGCTCGTGCTGGCCCTGTATCCCCAGACCACCTGCTTCTACCGCGCCCTGATCCATGTGCCCCCACAGCGG CCCCAGAATGACTACTCGGTCCTGTTTGAAGACACCTCCTATGCAGATGGCTATTCCCCTCCCCTCAATGTGGCTCAGAGGTACGTGGTGGCTTGTAAGGAACCCAAGAAAAAGTGA